The Fusobacteriaceae bacterium genome window below encodes:
- a CDS encoding Cof-type HAD-IIB family hydrolase, which yields MAYRMLVTDMDDTLLNERSELNPRDREAILAAQARGVCFVLASGRPTYGMWPTAGRLRLGEYGGWLLSYNGAHILSAATREIVSRTELSREDLHLLYDCALGYGTDILTYKDDMLVSPHQGKYVLEDLALTKMPGFVPVDFKAFMDCGAPKCMLLAEPDYLAGVEKELKARFGKRFTITRSRPYFLEFVAPGVSKGVAMTKLAERLGIRAEEIIACGDSWNDLDMIEKAGFGVAVANANAEVRARADYVTAANTESGLAKVIEKYIMNEERTCDRFTKKKI from the coding sequence ATGGCATACCGAATGCTCGTCACGGACATGGACGACACGCTCCTCAACGAGCGCTCCGAATTGAATCCCCGCGACCGGGAAGCGATCCTTGCGGCCCAGGCCCGGGGAGTCTGTTTTGTGCTGGCCTCGGGCCGGCCCACCTACGGCATGTGGCCCACGGCCGGGCGGCTGCGCCTGGGGGAATACGGCGGCTGGCTCCTTTCCTACAACGGCGCCCACATCCTTTCCGCCGCTACGCGGGAAATCGTCTCCCGGACGGAGCTCTCCCGGGAAGACCTGCACCTGCTCTACGACTGCGCCCTCGGCTACGGGACCGATATCCTGACCTACAAAGACGATATGCTGGTCTCGCCCCATCAGGGAAAATATGTCCTTGAGGACCTGGCCCTTACGAAAATGCCGGGCTTTGTCCCCGTGGATTTCAAAGCCTTCATGGATTGCGGCGCGCCCAAGTGCATGCTTCTGGCGGAGCCCGACTATCTCGCGGGCGTCGAAAAGGAGCTGAAAGCCCGTTTCGGCAAGCGCTTCACGATCACCCGTTCCCGTCCCTACTTTCTGGAATTCGTGGCCCCCGGCGTCAGTAAAGGGGTAGCCATGACGAAACTGGCGGAACGCCTCGGTATCCGGGCGGAGGAAATCATCGCCTGCGGGGACTCCTGGAACGATCTCGATATGATCGAAAAGGCTGGCTTCGGCGTCGCCGTCGCCAACGCCAACGCGGAGGTCAGGGCCCGGGCGGATTATGTGACCGCCGCAAACACCGAATCCGGTCTGGCAAAGGTTATCGAAAAATACATCATGAATGAGGAGCGGACATGCGATCGTTTTACGAAAAAGAAAATCTGA
- a CDS encoding ABC transporter substrate-binding protein: MKRQLKVKLMALLLLVFCGVLQAAGELVIAQQADARSLDPSFSNDVYSHNVNVNIYDRLVDWSPTMTPENSLAESFKQLDPLTLQVKIKEGVKFHNGDELTSEDVKFTIERSSKVPAAKTYYGDVDHVDIVDKYTVNIVTKIPYGPIMNTLAQTSGSILNKKYVEANGDKAFQQPVGTGPFKFKSWQSGDRIILDANKDYFRGAPGTTGVIFRVIPESTNRTIALETKEIDMALVIDPVDAATVRSRDYLKLHEMPSLSFTYLGYNCKKAPLDDARVRKAIALGINLPDIVDTAFQKAAVPAYSVIAEATLAYKKDLPRPKRDVEAAKALLKEAGFEKGLKLKLWLNENQSRKDSAVIIQAQLAEIGIDVTIEILEWGAYLTRLSNAEHELFLLGWSGSPDPDGGMYALFNSKNFGEGGNNSFYKNDRVDELLDKGRATTDAAARIPLYEEAQEILIEEQAVCPLVNPINMVGAQASLTGFDMNPRSVYFFRNIKKAK; this comes from the coding sequence ATGAAAAGACAACTCAAGGTAAAACTTATGGCATTGCTGCTCCTCGTATTCTGCGGGGTTCTGCAGGCCGCGGGGGAGCTCGTGATCGCCCAGCAGGCGGACGCCAGGTCACTGGATCCCTCATTTTCAAATGACGTGTATTCCCACAACGTCAACGTCAACATCTACGACAGGCTTGTGGACTGGTCCCCGACCATGACGCCGGAAAATTCCCTCGCGGAAAGCTTCAAGCAGCTGGATCCCCTGACGCTGCAGGTGAAAATCAAAGAGGGCGTAAAATTCCACAACGGCGACGAGCTGACGTCCGAAGACGTCAAATTCACCATTGAACGGAGCTCCAAGGTGCCGGCGGCCAAGACGTATTACGGCGACGTGGACCATGTGGACATTGTGGACAAATATACGGTTAACATCGTTACCAAAATCCCCTACGGTCCCATCATGAATACGCTGGCCCAGACAAGCGGCTCCATTTTGAACAAAAAATACGTGGAAGCCAACGGCGACAAGGCCTTCCAGCAACCTGTGGGCACGGGACCCTTCAAATTCAAATCCTGGCAGTCGGGGGACCGGATCATTCTCGACGCCAACAAGGACTATTTCCGCGGCGCGCCCGGCACAACAGGCGTTATTTTCCGCGTCATCCCCGAAAGCACGAACCGGACCATCGCCCTTGAGACAAAGGAAATCGACATGGCCCTCGTGATCGACCCCGTGGATGCCGCTACGGTCCGGAGCAGGGACTATCTGAAGCTCCATGAGATGCCCTCGCTCTCGTTTACCTATCTCGGCTACAACTGCAAGAAAGCGCCTCTCGACGACGCCCGGGTCAGAAAGGCCATCGCCCTCGGCATCAACCTCCCCGATATCGTGGATACGGCGTTCCAGAAAGCGGCTGTGCCCGCCTATTCCGTCATCGCGGAGGCGACCCTCGCTTACAAGAAGGACCTCCCGAGACCCAAGCGGGACGTGGAGGCGGCCAAAGCGCTCTTGAAGGAAGCGGGCTTTGAAAAGGGCCTGAAACTCAAGCTCTGGCTCAACGAAAACCAGTCGCGGAAGGACTCCGCCGTCATCATTCAGGCGCAGCTGGCGGAAATCGGCATCGACGTCACGATCGAAATCCTCGAGTGGGGCGCTTATCTGACGAGACTCAGCAACGCCGAACACGAGCTCTTCCTGCTCGGCTGGTCCGGATCTCCCGATCCCGACGGCGGCATGTACGCGCTGTTCAATTCCAAGAATTTCGGCGAGGGCGGCAACAATTCCTTCTACAAAAACGACCGTGTGGACGAGCTTTTGGACAAAGGACGGGCCACAACCGACGCGGCGGCGCGAATTCCGCTCTATGAGGAAGCCCAGGAAATCCTGATCGAGGAACAGGCCGTATGCCCGCTGGTCAATCCCATCAATATGGTCGGCGCCCAGGCGTCCCTGACAGGTTTTGACATGAATCCGCGCAGCGTATACTTCTTCCGGAACATCAAAAAGGCAAAATAA
- a CDS encoding ABC transporter substrate-binding protein: MKRFWKLLCLTLLGLLVLTSVVAAAPNELIVVQQTDAKSLDPTGSNDVYSHNLNLNIYDRLFDWSPEMKVEPSLAESYKQIDPLTLEVKIKKGVKFHNGDELTAEDVKFTLERASKQPQVITYFSPITGVEIVDPYTVKITTEKPYGPLINALAHAGGSIVNKKYVTADEKKAFLEPVGTGPFKYESWQSGDRIVLAANKDYFNGAPGVDKITYRVIPESVNRAIALETKEVDVVLVVDPVDAPNVKAKKYIKVYELPALSMTYLGFNCEKAPLDDVRVRQAIVYAINLPDIVDTAFLKAAVPANSAVPQGVMGYNKNLQSPVRDVEKSKALLKEAGIKDRLKLKLWINENKSREDSAVIMQAQLAEVGIDVSIEKLEWGAYLDKLGRGEHDLFILGWSTSPDPNEAMNALFNSKNKGHAGNRSFYGNPRVDELLDKGQEVTDPAVRIPMYEEAQEIVCREAAVLPMVNPYSIVAVQDYVEGFEMNPRSMYMMKNVKKNKK; encoded by the coding sequence AACGACGTGTATTCCCACAACCTGAATCTGAACATCTATGACAGACTGTTCGACTGGTCGCCGGAAATGAAAGTGGAGCCGAGTCTGGCGGAAAGTTACAAGCAGATCGACCCGCTGACCCTTGAAGTCAAGATCAAAAAGGGCGTAAAATTCCATAACGGCGACGAGCTGACGGCCGAAGACGTGAAATTTACCCTCGAACGGGCTTCCAAACAACCCCAGGTCATCACGTATTTCTCCCCGATCACGGGCGTAGAGATCGTCGATCCCTATACGGTCAAAATCACGACGGAAAAACCCTACGGGCCCCTGATCAACGCCTTGGCCCACGCGGGCGGTTCCATCGTCAACAAAAAATACGTTACGGCCGACGAAAAGAAGGCCTTCCTTGAACCCGTCGGCACGGGCCCCTTCAAGTATGAGTCCTGGCAGTCGGGCGACAGGATCGTCCTCGCGGCCAATAAGGACTATTTCAATGGCGCGCCCGGCGTTGACAAGATCACGTACCGGGTTATCCCCGAAAGTGTAAACAGAGCGATTGCGTTGGAGACAAAAGAAGTAGACGTTGTTCTCGTGGTGGATCCTGTTGACGCTCCCAACGTAAAAGCGAAAAAGTACATCAAAGTCTATGAGCTGCCTGCCCTTTCGATGACCTATCTCGGCTTTAACTGCGAGAAAGCGCCTCTGGACGACGTTCGCGTGCGCCAGGCCATCGTTTACGCGATCAACCTGCCCGACATAGTGGACACCGCCTTCCTCAAGGCCGCCGTTCCCGCCAATTCCGCCGTACCTCAGGGCGTTATGGGCTACAACAAGAATCTCCAGTCCCCCGTACGGGATGTGGAAAAATCCAAGGCCCTCTTGAAAGAAGCCGGCATCAAGGACAGACTGAAATTGAAGCTGTGGATCAACGAAAACAAGTCCCGGGAAGATTCCGCCGTCATTATGCAGGCGCAGCTGGCCGAAGTGGGCATTGACGTCTCCATCGAAAAGCTCGAATGGGGCGCCTACCTCGACAAACTGGGCAGAGGCGAGCACGATCTCTTTATCCTCGGCTGGTCGACGTCCCCGGATCCCAACGAAGCCATGAACGCCCTCTTCAACAGCAAGAACAAGGGACACGCGGGCAACCGTTCCTTCTATGGAAATCCCAGAGTGGACGAACTTCTGGATAAGGGTCAGGAAGTCACCGACCCCGCCGTCCGGATCCCCATGTATGAAGAAGCCCAGGAAATCGTTTGCCGCGAAGCGGCCGTTCTCCCCATGGTCAACCCCTACAGCATCGTGGCCGTACAGGACTATGTGGAAGGCTTTGAAATGAACCCGCGCAGCATGTACATGATGAAAAACGTAAAAAAGAACAAGAAATAA
- a CDS encoding ribonucleoside triphosphate reductase, whose translation MYQVIKRDGKVVEFNLQKITKAIEKAFKSQDKNYNNDILELLALRVTADYAAKIKNETITVEEIQDSVESVLIQSGYDDVAKAYILYRKQREKIRNMKSTILDYKETVDNYVKIADWRVKENSTVTYSVGGLILSNSGAITANYWLSEIYDEEISNAHRNADIHIHDLSMLTGYCAGWSLKQLIQEGLGGVDGKITSSPASHLATLCNQMVNFLGIMQNEWAGAQAFSSFDTYLAPFVKADDLSYREVKKALESFIFGVNTPSRWGTQAPFSNITLDWTVPKDLAELPAIVGGKEMDFKYKDCKKEMDMINKAFIEIMIEGDANGRGFQYPIPTYSITKDFDWSETENNKLLFEMTSKYGTPYFSNYINSDMEASDVRSMCCRLRLDLRELRKKSGGFFGSGESTGSIGVVTINMPRIAFLSRTPAEFYEKLDKLMDLSARSLKIKRDIVKKLMDEGLYPYTKRYLGTFDNHFSTIGLIGMNEVGLNAKWLGKDLTHPETQAFAKDVLNHMRERLADYQEKYGDLYNLEATPAESTTYRLAKHDVEKYPGIVTASMGETPYYTNSSHLPVSFTSDIFDALDIQDELQTLYTSGTVFHAFLGEKLPDWKASANLVRKIAENYRLPYYTLSPTYSVCREHGYLSGEAFSCPVCGRKTEVYSRITGYYRPVQNWNEGKVQEYKERKLYDIPHSTLKKGRQSANAAEQPKSQHETLLFTTKTCPNCNVSKDILNNAHIDYTVVDAEERPELAVKYGIRQAPTLVVIDGEKVEKHVNVSNIRSFLHI comes from the coding sequence ATGTACCAAGTAATCAAGCGAGACGGAAAAGTGGTCGAATTCAACCTGCAGAAGATCACGAAGGCGATTGAGAAGGCTTTCAAGTCCCAGGACAAGAATTACAACAACGATATTCTTGAGTTGCTGGCGCTGAGAGTCACGGCCGACTACGCGGCCAAGATCAAAAATGAGACCATTACGGTGGAAGAGATTCAGGACAGCGTGGAATCGGTCCTGATCCAGAGCGGATATGACGACGTGGCGAAGGCGTATATCCTCTACCGCAAGCAGCGCGAAAAGATCCGGAACATGAAATCCACGATCCTCGACTACAAAGAGACCGTGGACAACTACGTAAAAATAGCGGACTGGCGCGTAAAAGAAAATTCCACGGTGACCTATTCGGTCGGCGGACTCATTCTCTCCAATTCCGGGGCGATAACAGCCAACTACTGGCTGTCGGAAATCTACGACGAGGAAATCAGCAACGCCCACCGCAACGCGGATATCCATATTCACGACCTTTCGATGCTGACGGGCTACTGCGCGGGCTGGTCCCTGAAACAGCTGATCCAGGAAGGCCTGGGCGGCGTGGACGGCAAGATCACTTCTTCCCCGGCCAGTCATCTGGCGACCCTCTGCAATCAGATGGTCAATTTCCTCGGCATCATGCAGAACGAATGGGCCGGCGCGCAGGCGTTCTCTTCCTTTGACACTTATCTCGCTCCCTTTGTGAAAGCGGACGACCTCTCGTACCGGGAAGTCAAGAAAGCGCTGGAGTCCTTTATTTTCGGCGTCAATACGCCGAGCCGCTGGGGCACCCAGGCGCCTTTCTCCAACATCACGCTGGACTGGACCGTGCCCAAAGATCTGGCCGAGCTGCCCGCCATCGTGGGCGGCAAAGAAATGGACTTCAAGTACAAGGATTGCAAGAAGGAAATGGATATGATCAACAAGGCCTTTATCGAGATCATGATCGAGGGCGACGCCAACGGCCGCGGTTTCCAGTATCCGATTCCCACTTACTCCATTACGAAGGATTTTGACTGGTCCGAGACCGAAAACAACAAGCTGCTCTTTGAGATGACCTCCAAATACGGCACGCCCTATTTTTCCAACTACATCAACAGCGATATGGAGGCAAGCGACGTCCGGAGCATGTGTTGCCGGCTGCGCCTCGACCTTCGGGAACTCCGGAAAAAATCCGGCGGTTTCTTCGGAAGCGGAGAAAGCACGGGTTCCATCGGCGTCGTGACGATCAATATGCCGCGGATCGCCTTCCTTTCCAGGACGCCCGCCGAGTTTTACGAAAAGCTCGACAAGCTCATGGATCTCTCGGCCCGTTCCCTCAAGATCAAGCGGGATATCGTGAAAAAATTGATGGATGAGGGCTTGTATCCTTACACCAAGCGCTATCTGGGGACCTTTGACAATCATTTCTCCACGATCGGCCTAATCGGCATGAACGAAGTGGGCTTGAACGCCAAATGGCTGGGGAAGGACCTGACCCATCCCGAAACTCAGGCCTTTGCCAAGGATGTGCTGAACCACATGCGGGAACGGCTGGCCGATTATCAGGAAAAATACGGAGACCTCTACAATCTCGAGGCGACGCCCGCCGAATCGACTACTTACCGGCTGGCCAAGCACGACGTTGAAAAATACCCGGGCATCGTCACGGCCTCCATGGGCGAGACGCCCTACTATACCAACAGTTCCCACCTGCCGGTCAGCTTTACGAGCGACATCTTTGACGCCCTGGATATTCAAGACGAACTGCAGACCCTCTACACCTCCGGCACCGTATTTCACGCCTTCCTCGGCGAGAAACTCCCCGACTGGAAAGCCTCGGCCAATCTCGTCAGAAAGATCGCCGAAAATTACAGACTGCCCTATTACACGCTGTCGCCGACCTATTCGGTGTGCCGGGAACACGGCTATCTCTCCGGAGAGGCCTTCAGCTGCCCGGTCTGCGGCCGGAAAACGGAAGTCTACAGCCGGATCACCGGATATTATCGGCCCGTTCAGAACTGGAACGAGGGAAAAGTCCAGGAATACAAAGAAAGAAAGCTCTACGACATTCCCCATTCCACCCTGAAAAAAGGCCGGCAGAGCGCAAACGCGGCGGAACAGCCCAAAAGCCAGCATGAGACGCTGCTCTTTACGACAAAGACCTGCCCCAACTGCAACGTCAGCAAGGACATCCTGAACAACGCCCACATCGACTACACGGTGGTTGACGCGGAGGAAAGACCCGAACTCGCCGTGAAGTACGGCATCCGGCAGGCCCCGACCCTCGTTGTCATCGACGGGGAAAAGGTCGAAAAACACGTAAACGTATCCAATATCAGAAGTTTCCTGCATATCTGA
- a CDS encoding purine-nucleoside phosphorylase, whose amino-acid sequence MEKYRESAAYVKERLGDRAEIAVILGSGLGALASALEGEKALPYAEIPHFPRKMIAGHEGKLLAGIMDGAPVLVMNGRFHYYQGYSMAEVTYPLPVMKLLGIKYLIVSNAAGGVNESFSKGTLMIIRDFINFFGTNPLIGAGGSELGPQFPDMSRPFSPKLLKLAREEAERLGIPYREGVYLGTTGPSFESAAEIRMMRTLGADAVGMSTVPEIIVGNWLGLQLLGISCITNMATGLAQAPHDHAAVLAEARKVESDFCRWVKEIIKKI is encoded by the coding sequence ATGGAAAAATATCGCGAATCGGCGGCGTATGTGAAAGAACGGCTCGGCGACCGGGCGGAGATTGCGGTCATCCTGGGCTCAGGCCTCGGGGCACTCGCTTCGGCCCTCGAAGGGGAAAAAGCGCTCCCCTACGCGGAGATTCCCCATTTTCCCCGGAAAATGATCGCGGGCCATGAGGGAAAACTCCTCGCGGGGATCATGGACGGCGCGCCCGTTCTGGTTATGAACGGCCGCTTCCACTATTACCAGGGCTACAGCATGGCCGAGGTGACGTATCCGCTTCCGGTCATGAAGCTCCTCGGGATAAAATACCTCATTGTAAGCAACGCCGCGGGCGGCGTCAACGAGTCCTTTTCCAAGGGGACGCTGATGATCATCCGGGATTTCATCAATTTTTTCGGGACCAACCCCTTGATCGGAGCGGGCGGAAGCGAACTCGGCCCGCAATTTCCGGATATGTCCCGGCCCTTTTCCCCGAAACTCCTGAAGCTGGCCCGGGAGGAGGCGGAACGCCTCGGGATCCCTTACCGGGAGGGCGTTTATCTCGGGACCACGGGTCCTTCCTTTGAGAGCGCCGCGGAGATCCGGATGATGAGGACGCTGGGCGCCGACGCCGTGGGGATGTCGACGGTACCGGAGATTATCGTCGGAAACTGGCTGGGCCTTCAGCTTTTGGGGATTTCCTGCATTACGAACATGGCCACGGGACTTGCTCAAGCGCCCCACGACCACGCCGCGGTCCTCGCCGAAGCCCGAAAGGTCGAAAGCGATTTCTGCCGCTGGGTAAAAGAAATCATAAAAAAAATCTGA
- a CDS encoding thymidine phosphorylase: MRASEIIEKKRDGSVLSGEEIRFFLTEYLSGAIPDYQMSAFLMAVYFRGMSEGELLTFTEVMRDSGETVDIPGHSGFLLDKHSTGGVGDKTTIALTGIYGCFGIGEIKLSGRGLGHTGGTVDKFEAIPGFHFPEDKKELIAMVEALGGGIMGSTDKIVPLDKKIYALRDVTGTVNSIPLIASSIMSKKLALGSDGILLDVKVGSGAFMKDLPSARELSRVMATIGAKLGRKTVSVLSDMEQPLGLAVGNANEVMEAMDTLKGKGPADFTELVATLVAAGLMMAGKTKGMEEGKRLCDDMIRSGKPLARFREFLAYAGADPAVVDDYALLPGPSRETACLSPTDGWVARLDAGSVGRAAMLLGAGRTKKEDDIDPGVGILLRKKIGDPVRKGEPLAILQYNGGENLEAARDLLGRAFGFSGDVVPRRNVILEILTS, encoded by the coding sequence ATGCGGGCAAGCGAGATTATCGAAAAAAAGCGGGACGGAAGCGTGCTGAGCGGAGAGGAGATTCGCTTTTTCCTCACTGAATACCTGTCGGGCGCCATTCCCGATTACCAGATGTCGGCCTTTCTGATGGCCGTCTACTTTCGGGGCATGAGTGAAGGGGAATTGCTGACTTTTACGGAAGTCATGCGGGACAGCGGGGAAACCGTCGATATTCCCGGACACAGCGGATTTTTGCTGGACAAGCATTCGACCGGGGGCGTCGGAGACAAAACCACCATCGCGTTAACCGGCATTTACGGCTGCTTTGGCATCGGCGAGATCAAGCTTTCGGGCCGGGGGCTCGGACATACGGGCGGGACCGTCGACAAATTTGAGGCCATCCCGGGCTTTCATTTCCCCGAAGACAAAAAAGAGCTCATCGCCATGGTCGAAGCTCTGGGCGGCGGGATCATGGGCTCCACCGACAAAATCGTCCCTTTGGACAAAAAAATCTACGCGCTCAGGGACGTGACGGGGACCGTCAACAGCATTCCCCTGATCGCGAGCTCCATTATGAGCAAAAAACTGGCCCTCGGCAGCGACGGAATCCTGCTTGACGTCAAGGTGGGCTCGGGCGCCTTTATGAAGGATCTGCCTTCGGCCCGGGAGCTTTCCCGGGTCATGGCGACCATCGGCGCGAAGCTCGGCCGGAAGACTGTGAGCGTCCTCTCCGACATGGAGCAGCCCCTGGGCCTTGCGGTCGGAAACGCCAACGAAGTCATGGAGGCCATGGATACCCTCAAGGGAAAAGGACCGGCGGATTTTACGGAACTGGTCGCGACGCTGGTCGCGGCGGGACTGATGATGGCGGGAAAAACCAAGGGAATGGAAGAAGGCAAGCGGCTTTGCGACGATATGATCCGAAGCGGCAAGCCCCTTGCGCGCTTCAGGGAATTTCTCGCCTACGCGGGAGCCGATCCGGCCGTTGTCGACGACTACGCGCTTTTGCCCGGACCTTCCCGGGAGACGGCCTGCCTCTCCCCGACGGACGGCTGGGTCGCCCGACTGGACGCCGGGAGTGTGGGTCGGGCGGCCATGCTCCTGGGGGCGGGACGAACAAAAAAAGAGGATGACATTGATCCCGGGGTCGGCATATTGCTCCGGAAAAAAATCGGGGATCCCGTCCGCAAGGGGGAGCCCCTCGCCATTTTGCAATACAACGGCGGGGAAAACCTCGAAGCCGCCCGCGATCTTCTCGGGCGGGCCTTCGGATTTTCCGGGGACGTCGTCCCCCGGCGGAACGTGATCCTTGAGATTCTTACTTCCTGA
- a CDS encoding ABC transporter substrate-binding protein, with product MKRVSQLILLALLLALTSFVLSARNTDALIVVQQSDAKTLDPSGSSDAYSSNVNLNLYDRLFDYNTEMKITPSLAESYRQLDELTLQVVLKKGVKFHNGDELTAEDVKFSLERAASAPAALTYFGNVEKVEIVDPYTVNIVTKKPYGPLLNSLANALGSIVNKKYVESAGPEAFFKPVGTGPFIFESWKAGDRISLKTNKAYFNGPSKVDGLLFRVIPESTNRTIALETGEVDIVLTVSPVDADAVEKNDHLKMYRRPSAALNYMGLNCEKGATADIRVRQAIAAALNLSDVNIAFGRLAIPAYSVIPPDVLGYVENPEPKQNLEKAKKLLAEAGYKDGLKLKFWTNENSARKDAAVIMQAQLKEAGILIDIEILEFGAYLERLNKGEHDLYLLGTLGSTDPDGSLYSLLHSGSKGSGGNRSFYANKTVDENLDLGRSSTDIPERTKAYQKVAEIAKEEIPVVPLVYPPVSVGAQDYIEGFYPYPTFTFLFKDVTKIRK from the coding sequence ATGAAAAGAGTATCACAACTGATTTTACTGGCTTTACTGCTCGCATTGACCTCTTTTGTTCTCTCGGCGAGAAATACCGACGCGCTGATCGTCGTCCAGCAATCGGACGCGAAGACGCTGGATCCCTCGGGATCTTCCGACGCCTATTCCAGCAATGTGAACCTCAATCTCTACGACAGGCTCTTTGACTACAATACCGAAATGAAGATTACGCCGAGCCTGGCCGAAAGCTACCGGCAGCTGGATGAGCTGACGCTGCAGGTCGTCCTCAAGAAAGGCGTCAAGTTCCATAACGGAGACGAGTTGACGGCCGAAGACGTGAAATTTTCCCTCGAGCGGGCGGCCTCGGCCCCCGCGGCCCTGACGTACTTCGGCAACGTGGAAAAAGTCGAAATCGTCGATCCCTATACGGTCAACATCGTTACGAAAAAGCCCTACGGGCCCCTGCTCAACAGTCTCGCCAACGCCCTGGGCTCGATTGTCAACAAAAAATATGTGGAATCAGCCGGTCCCGAGGCTTTCTTCAAGCCCGTGGGCACGGGACCCTTTATTTTTGAATCCTGGAAAGCCGGCGACCGGATCAGCCTCAAGACAAACAAGGCCTATTTCAACGGCCCCTCCAAAGTGGACGGCCTCTTGTTCCGGGTCATTCCCGAGAGCACGAACCGGACCATTGCGCTGGAGACCGGGGAAGTGGACATTGTCCTGACCGTATCCCCCGTGGACGCCGACGCCGTCGAGAAAAACGACCATCTGAAGATGTACCGTCGGCCTTCCGCGGCGCTGAATTACATGGGACTCAACTGTGAAAAGGGCGCGACGGCAGATATCCGCGTCCGTCAGGCCATCGCGGCGGCGCTGAATTTGAGCGACGTCAACATCGCCTTCGGGCGTCTGGCCATCCCCGCGTATTCCGTGATTCCGCCCGATGTGCTGGGCTATGTGGAAAACCCCGAACCGAAACAGAATCTCGAAAAGGCGAAAAAGCTCCTGGCCGAAGCGGGCTACAAAGACGGGCTGAAGCTGAAATTCTGGACAAACGAAAATTCGGCGCGGAAAGACGCCGCCGTCATTATGCAGGCGCAACTCAAAGAAGCCGGCATCCTCATCGATATCGAGATCCTTGAGTTCGGCGCTTATCTCGAGCGGCTGAACAAAGGAGAGCACGATCTCTATCTGCTGGGTACCCTGGGTTCCACGGACCCCGACGGCTCCCTTTACTCGCTGCTGCACTCGGGCAGCAAGGGAAGCGGCGGTAACCGGTCCTTCTACGCGAACAAAACCGTCGACGAGAACCTCGACCTAGGTCGCTCCTCCACCGATATCCCCGAAAGGACAAAGGCTTATCAGAAAGTCGCGGAAATCGCCAAAGAAGAAATCCCCGTGGTTCCTCTTGTCTATCCACCGGTTTCCGTAGGCGCCCAGGATTATATCGAAGGATTTTATCCCTATCCGACCTTTACGTTCTTATTTAAAGACGTGACGAAAATCAGGAAGTAA
- a CDS encoding anaerobic ribonucleoside-triphosphate reductase activating protein yields MRIFGLQRLSLVDYPGKTACTVFTGGCNFRCPFCHNSALVLDPDPAEALPEAEIQAFLKKRAGLLDGVCVSGGEPLLQKDLGEFLKSVKALGYPVKLDTNGSFPDLLAALLKQGLVDYVAMDIKNTPEKYGKTVGLRTFDPGPVLESAALLMKGTVPFEFRTTVVREFHEEEDFKAIGRWLRGAPRYYLQNFVASENTIAQGLHGYTPRELAHFRDLAATFFQSVELRGI; encoded by the coding sequence ATGCGAATTTTCGGTCTGCAACGGCTTTCTCTGGTCGATTACCCGGGAAAGACCGCCTGTACTGTCTTTACCGGGGGTTGCAATTTCCGCTGCCCCTTCTGCCACAACAGCGCTCTGGTCCTTGATCCGGATCCCGCCGAAGCCCTTCCCGAAGCCGAAATCCAGGCCTTTCTTAAAAAACGGGCGGGACTTCTGGACGGCGTCTGCGTCTCGGGCGGGGAACCTCTGCTGCAAAAAGATCTGGGAGAATTTTTGAAATCGGTCAAAGCCCTGGGTTATCCGGTCAAGCTCGATACAAACGGCAGTTTTCCGGATCTGCTGGCGGCCCTGCTCAAACAGGGGCTCGTGGACTATGTGGCCATGGATATCAAGAATACCCCCGAAAAATACGGCAAAACCGTCGGGCTTCGGACCTTTGATCCCGGGCCCGTACTGGAATCGGCGGCCCTGCTCATGAAGGGGACCGTGCCCTTCGAGTTCCGGACGACGGTCGTCAGGGAATTCCATGAAGAGGAGGATTTCAAGGCCATCGGCCGCTGGCTGCGGGGCGCGCCCCGTTACTATCTCCAGAATTTTGTGGCTTCGGAAAATACCATCGCTCAGGGACTTCACGGCTATACGCCCCGGGAGCTGGCCCATTTTCGGGATTTGGCGGCGACCTTTTTTCAAAGCGTGGAACTCCGCGGCATTTGA